A genome region from Natronosalvus rutilus includes the following:
- a CDS encoding Hsp20/alpha crystallin family protein translates to MRRDDRDEPFDDLFREIERMMNDMMAGGDVGFESRTDTDAGFGADTHVDVHDTEEEVRVIADLPGVEKQNIELECDGKTLTISARSDHREYDERVSLPRRVNEHTASATYNNGVLEVVFEPAEQSSDISLE, encoded by the coding sequence TCGGGAGATTGAACGGATGATGAACGACATGATGGCCGGCGGAGACGTCGGCTTCGAGTCGCGGACGGACACCGACGCTGGCTTCGGCGCCGACACCCACGTCGACGTTCACGACACTGAGGAGGAGGTCCGCGTCATCGCCGACCTCCCCGGCGTCGAAAAGCAGAACATCGAACTCGAGTGCGACGGCAAGACGCTCACCATCTCAGCCCGGAGCGACCACCGCGAGTACGACGAGCGCGTCTCCCTTCCCCGCCGGGTCAACGAACACACCGCCTCGGCGACCTACAACAACGGGGTGCTCGAGGTCGTCTTCGAACCCGCCGAGCAGTCCTCGGACATCAGTCTCGAGTAA